ACCTTTTGAGCAGCATCAGCGCGGTTCCCCGATTGGTCGTACCAGTTGCTAACAGAACACGTGGAACCCGCACAGAAACTCATCAGAGCCGTCAAGTCGAGGTCGCCAGCTGACGTGAAGCCAATGTCGGCCGATGATCCGTCTGACCAGCGAACCACCCGAACAATGCTTCCACCGTAGCTACCGGTGAGTCGGCGCAGAGAGTACGCCGCAACCGGCCGCGGAACTCCGGGCATATCAAGAACACCAGAAAATGGAGTACCTGAAAGAGACGATGGGTCAGGCGAAGCGTCGGTGAGGATTTCGACCGGGGATGTGTACATCTGATATGTGAAAGCAGTCGACAGATTCGGGTAAGCAGACCAGTCTGCATTGAAATTCCCTGTAGACATCAGGGTCAGGGTAGTTCCATTCAAGGCGCTCCGCTGCAGCGGAACGGGGTTGTAGTAGCCCTGTGCCGGCCAGTTACGGCTATCGATCAGCTTCCACGGCCCCCATGGGTGCGGCGCTTCATAGGTGATCCATTGTGAGTTCGCGCTGTTTGCCGAAGAAGATTGTATGTTGTTTGGGTAGTACCACTCGAACAGGAGATAACGGTTCAGTGCCGGGATATATTGAACGGCGGGCTCGCTCAAGCGGCCATCGGCCGACAGAATCGGCTGAATTCCCGCGATTGATGGCGTCCATGCCGCGTCAGAATTTCCGTCGCCCCCAACATAATAGGCGATATCGGACGGATTCAGGTTCGGAAGTTTAGCCTTCGGAATCCGCGCGAGGTACAGCGCATTGCCGTTGTTCCAGTATCCGTCGTTACCAATGATGTACGCATACACATCGGCATTATCGACGCGGTAGCCATTTGACCCGTCATCCGCACCGTAAATAACAAAAGCCGAGGCCCCGAATAATGTATGAGACCCAAATATGGTTGCATCGGCCGGATACGTAATACTTCCGTTCACGTTGTAAGCATAAGGATCCAGAAAATTGCTCCAGCTTTGACCATGATCCGCCGATTTGATGATCTGGGCACTCAGATGCCGGACGGCCCCGTTCTCGGCATA
This genomic window from Terriglobia bacterium contains:
- a CDS encoding arabinofuranosidase catalytic domain-containing protein, producing DGAVYLTLDDSNGFGLGLPGGSNQMLGKLISESPVFGADVNFLSSYGIASGPAGSDNLGAKASGLYCHGGNIYMVTERVGAYAENGAVRHLSAQIIKSADHGQSWSNFLDPYAYNVNGSITYPADATIFGSHTLFGASAFVIYGADDGSNGYRVDNADVYAYIIGNDGYWNNGNALYLARIPKAKLPNLNPSDIAYYVGGDGNSDAAWTPSIAGIQPILSADGRLSEPAVQYIPALNRYLLFEWYYPNNIQSSSANSANSQWITYEAPHPWGPWKLIDSRNWPAQGYYNPVPLQRSALNGTTLTLMSTGNFNADWSAYPNLSTAFTYQMYTSPVEILTDASPDPSSLSGTPFSGVLDMPGVPRPVAAYSLRRLTGSYGGSIVRVVRWSDGSSADIGFTSAGDLDLTALMSFCAGSTCSVSNWYDQSGNRADAAQKVLSKQPIVVDSGQLIKAGLRDMPALGWKPGTVGFIAPASITGQKLEAVMLAALSPKSPPWAVMLEAWDGTANSGIAGPNNADVLLRTADSNGVSNIRYGAENDSVTIPMDKLIWMDSQFTGATMNLYVGTDAVVSSPSSGNFAANVLTIGSADDGSTTWAMQGTLSELLVFTTNLSGDTGGALYSNQLNYYSW